Proteins encoded together in one Chryseobacterium taklimakanense window:
- a CDS encoding TonB-dependent receptor domain-containing protein, producing MTARYTNAETGKYAFQAKLNLNISDSFSNGNGQSVFSQGNLQNEHGTVHNRASNYLNPTLDLYYSKNIGKKDELSLNLVGSHYDTNSTQFDREWILNSNQDVFNNDMILKAKQNGIVAEVAHSHSFKKGKLNSGYRISNNSISNDLQNLAGNSNYTVNYLQQYLYTEYSGKKDKFTYRLGLGLTNIHNKSAETVTNNWSPTPKIVLGYQINKNQSIRFSSDYTLRSPSSQALSSNIVQVVPNITQFGNPLLKPYSLFYNSLQYRLNNKYFDMNVVVFHNYLPNSFSQFYIKTDNGFGLTYVNSELLEI from the coding sequence ATTACCGCAAGATACACCAATGCAGAAACAGGAAAATATGCTTTTCAAGCCAAACTGAACTTAAATATTAGTGATTCTTTCAGCAATGGAAACGGACAAAGTGTTTTCTCGCAGGGAAATCTACAAAATGAGCACGGAACTGTTCACAATCGTGCCTCCAATTACTTGAATCCGACTTTGGATTTATACTATTCTAAAAATATCGGTAAAAAAGATGAATTGAGTTTGAATTTAGTTGGTTCGCATTACGACACCAATTCCACACAATTTGACAGAGAATGGATTTTAAATTCCAATCAAGATGTTTTCAACAACGATATGATTTTGAAAGCGAAACAAAATGGAATTGTGGCAGAAGTAGCACACTCCCACAGTTTTAAAAAAGGAAAACTGAATTCGGGATATAGAATTTCCAATAATTCCATTTCGAACGATTTGCAGAATTTGGCGGGAAATTCAAATTACACCGTAAATTATCTTCAACAATATCTTTACACCGAATATTCAGGGAAGAAAGATAAATTCACTTACAGACTTGGTTTGGGTTTAACGAATATTCACAATAAAAGCGCAGAAACAGTTACAAATAATTGGTCGCCAACTCCTAAAATAGTACTAGGATATCAAATAAACAAAAATCAAAGCATCAGGTTTAGCAGCGATTATACACTTAGAAGTCCTTCAAGTCAAGCCTTGAGTAGCAATATTGTTCAGGTTGTTCCTAATATTACTCAGTTTGGGAACCCATTGCTAAAACCATACAGTTTGTTTTATAACAGCCTTCAATATCGTTTGAATAATAAATATTTTGATATGAATGTGGTAGTTTTTCATAATTACCTGCCTAATTCTTTCAGCCAATTTTATATAAAAACAGATAATGGTTTTGGGCTAACCTATGTCAATTCAGAATTGTTAGAAATTTAG
- a CDS encoding SDR family NAD(P)-dependent oxidoreductase, with protein MIVLGSNSDVAQAFVEKVLGEGEKFPKIYLFTSNTETTQKFAKHLEVKYLQNSEIVFLDLMQEVNYSNFDHISSPLLFCAAGYLGEGTDEGLYNLKNTERIIDINYAKLVPVLNYFVHKMESRRGGTIIALSSVAGDRGRQSNFIYGSAKAGFTAYLSGLRNYLFDKKVHVLTVKPGFMATKMTEGLPLNPKLTATPKQAAGSIYKAYKKRKNVAYVLPVWWLIMLIIKHIPEFIFKKLKL; from the coding sequence ATGATCGTACTTGGCAGTAATTCAGATGTAGCGCAGGCTTTTGTAGAAAAAGTATTGGGTGAGGGGGAGAAATTTCCAAAAATATATCTTTTCACATCAAATACAGAGACAACCCAAAAATTTGCAAAACATCTGGAAGTGAAGTATCTGCAGAACAGTGAAATTGTCTTTCTGGATCTGATGCAGGAGGTTAATTACAGTAACTTCGATCATATTTCCTCGCCGCTTCTGTTCTGTGCAGCGGGATATCTGGGTGAAGGCACTGATGAAGGGTTATACAATCTTAAAAATACAGAAAGAATCATCGATATAAATTATGCAAAACTGGTTCCGGTGCTGAATTATTTTGTCCATAAAATGGAATCCAGGAGGGGCGGAACCATTATCGCACTGTCATCTGTAGCTGGTGACAGAGGTCGGCAGAGCAATTTTATCTACGGATCTGCAAAAGCAGGGTTTACGGCCTATTTGAGCGGTTTACGCAATTATCTTTTCGATAAAAAAGTTCATGTTCTGACGGTGAAACCCGGATTTATGGCAACCAAAATGACCGAAGGGCTGCCGCTGAATCCTAAACTCACAGCCACCCCCAAGCAGGCGGCAGGAAGTATTTACAAAGCCTATAAAAAAAGAAAAAATGTGGCTTACGTTTTACCAGTATGGTGGCTCATTATGCTGATCATTAAACATATTCCCGAGTTTATATTTAAAAAACTTAAACTTTAA
- the trxA gene encoding thioredoxin codes for MALEITDNTFKELVLDSDKPVLVDFWAVWCGPCRMVGPIVEELANDFEGKAVVGKVDVDNNQQVSVDYGIRNIPTLLIFKNGEVVDKVVGVAPKEVLAEKLSAHL; via the coding sequence ATGGCATTAGAAATTACAGACAACACGTTTAAAGAGCTGGTTTTAGATTCAGATAAGCCGGTATTGGTAGATTTTTGGGCAGTTTGGTGCGGGCCGTGCAGAATGGTAGGGCCAATCGTAGAAGAGCTGGCTAACGATTTTGAAGGAAAGGCAGTAGTAGGAAAGGTAGATGTGGACAATAATCAGCAGGTTTCTGTAGATTACGGAATCAGAAATATCCCTACTTTATTGATCTTCAAGAATGGTGAAGTTGTGGATAAAGTGGTGGGTGTAGCGCCGAAAGAGGTGCTTGCCGAGAAGCTTTCAGCGCACTTATAA
- a CDS encoding site-specific integrase, producing MNQSFNLLFYVRKAKTNSKGEAPIYLRMTIDGIVSEISTKRNINPSLWNSVGQKVNGNSEAVKSLNFYLKTFEQRIYDTYHELMKDKGHITCELLKNKLLGKEVRRRMLILIFQDHNDKMEKLVGKEYAKGTLGRYQTCMSHTKEFLKWKFKVSDIDIKKIDYAFLNDFEFYLRTEKSCNNNSAVKYLKNFGKIIRICLANGWLDKDPYLNYQSKFNEVTRVFLNEDELENLSTKDFKNERLSLVRDIFLFSCYTGLAYIDTQKLTHQNINLGLDGNKWIFTKRQKTKTTSNIPLLPQAESILEKYKDNKTCLNSGKLLPVLSNQKMNAYLKEIADLCGIEKELTYHIARHTFATTVTLSNGVSIESVSKMLGHKSIKTTQHYAKILDSKVSQDMGNLKLILQQKQETKKKEIKKLGT from the coding sequence ATGAATCAATCTTTCAACCTGCTTTTCTATGTCCGAAAAGCGAAGACCAATTCAAAAGGCGAAGCGCCAATTTATCTTCGAATGACCATTGATGGAATCGTTTCCGAAATAAGCACGAAAAGGAACATAAATCCTTCTTTGTGGAATTCTGTGGGACAAAAGGTGAATGGCAACTCAGAAGCGGTAAAATCGCTTAATTTCTACCTTAAAACTTTTGAACAACGTATTTATGACACCTATCACGAGTTGATGAAGGACAAAGGTCACATTACCTGCGAACTATTAAAAAATAAACTACTCGGAAAAGAGGTCAGAAGAAGAATGCTTATCCTCATTTTTCAAGACCATAACGATAAAATGGAGAAATTGGTAGGGAAGGAATATGCGAAAGGTACGCTAGGAAGATATCAGACCTGTATGAGCCACACCAAAGAATTTCTAAAATGGAAATTTAAAGTTTCGGACATAGATATCAAGAAGATTGATTACGCTTTTCTCAATGATTTTGAATTCTATCTAAGAACCGAAAAATCCTGCAACAACAATTCTGCGGTTAAGTATCTAAAAAACTTCGGGAAAATCATCAGGATTTGCTTGGCGAATGGTTGGTTAGATAAAGATCCCTATTTGAATTATCAATCCAAATTCAACGAGGTAACTCGAGTATTTTTAAATGAAGATGAACTTGAAAACCTTAGCACAAAAGATTTCAAAAACGAAAGACTTTCTTTGGTTCGGGATATTTTCCTTTTCAGTTGTTATACAGGACTTGCTTATATTGATACCCAAAAACTCACGCATCAAAATATCAATCTTGGTTTGGACGGTAACAAATGGATTTTCACGAAACGCCAAAAAACAAAAACCACTTCCAATATTCCATTACTTCCACAGGCGGAAAGTATTTTAGAAAAGTACAAGGATAACAAAACCTGCCTCAATTCGGGGAAACTGCTTCCTGTTTTGAGTAATCAAAAGATGAATGCCTATTTGAAGGAGATTGCAGATTTATGTGGAATTGAAAAGGAATTAACCTATCATATTGCACGACACACTTTTGCAACGACGGTTACTTTGTCAAACGGTGTTTCCATAGAAAGCGTAAGCAAAATGCTTGGACATAAAAGCATTAAAACTACACAACATTATGCGAAGATTTTGGATTCTAAAGTAAGCCAAGATATGGGAAATCTAAAACTTATTCTACAGCAAAAACAAGAAACTAAAAAAAAAGAAATCAAAAAACTCGGCACATAG
- a CDS encoding cysteine desulfurase family protein, whose protein sequence is MNTKVYLDNAATTPVEEEVINAMVEAMRLNYGNPSSTHSAGQEAKALIEGVRRNVARYLNVQPGEIIFTSCGTESNNLIIKSCVTHLGVERIISSPLEHKCVAEAVRDAKVRKGCEVVYLRPDHNGDISLQQLEEALQASDKKTLVSLMHANNEIGNILDIEKVGEICKKYGAYFHSDTVQTIGHLDLDFSKINIDFASCSAHKFHGPKGVGFAYIRKTSRIKPVILGGAQERELRAGTENVSGIVGLGKALDLCMTNLDRYANHMKEIKSYTAQKLRETIPGIKFNGHSEDLEKSLYTVLSALLPFKNPLIGLQLDMKGIAISQGSACSSGAAKPSMVMMMILQDDELENTTPLRISFSHHTTKADIDYFVEALQEIYQTSAIEKTNV, encoded by the coding sequence ATGAATACCAAAGTTTATCTGGATAATGCCGCAACCACGCCGGTGGAAGAGGAGGTCATCAATGCAATGGTAGAAGCGATGAGGTTGAATTACGGAAATCCATCCTCCACGCACAGCGCAGGACAGGAAGCAAAAGCCCTGATAGAAGGCGTACGGAGAAATGTTGCCAGGTATCTGAATGTGCAGCCGGGGGAAATTATCTTCACTTCATGCGGAACCGAATCGAATAACCTGATTATCAAATCTTGTGTCACACATCTTGGCGTGGAAAGAATTATTTCCTCGCCGCTTGAGCACAAATGCGTTGCAGAAGCCGTTCGGGATGCTAAAGTAAGAAAAGGCTGCGAGGTTGTTTATCTGCGTCCTGATCATAATGGTGACATCAGTTTACAACAACTTGAAGAAGCTTTGCAAGCCTCGGACAAGAAAACTTTGGTATCACTGATGCACGCTAACAACGAAATTGGTAATATACTGGATATAGAAAAAGTGGGTGAAATTTGTAAAAAGTACGGTGCCTATTTCCATTCGGATACGGTGCAGACCATAGGACATTTGGATCTTGACTTTTCAAAAATTAATATTGATTTCGCTTCATGCAGCGCCCATAAATTCCACGGTCCCAAAGGTGTAGGTTTTGCGTACATCCGCAAGACATCGCGCATCAAACCGGTGATTTTAGGCGGTGCACAGGAAAGGGAACTGAGGGCCGGAACTGAAAATGTTTCCGGAATTGTGGGCTTGGGTAAAGCACTGGACCTTTGCATGACCAATCTTGACCGTTATGCAAATCATATGAAAGAAATCAAATCTTACACAGCCCAGAAACTTAGAGAAACTATTCCGGGAATAAAATTCAACGGTCACTCGGAAGATTTGGAGAAGAGCCTTTATACTGTTTTAAGCGCGCTCCTGCCATTCAAAAATCCTTTGATCGGGCTTCAGCTGGATATGAAAGGTATCGCGATTTCTCAGGGAAGTGCCTGTTCATCGGGCGCCGCAAAACCCTCTATGGTAATGATGATGATTTTGCAAGATGATGAGCTGGAGAATACCACGCCGCTCAGAATTTCTTTCAGCCACCACACCACAAAAGCTGATATTGACTATTTTGTTGAAGCATTGCAAGAAATTTATCAGACATCCGCTATAGAAAAAACAAATGTGTAG
- a CDS encoding FAD-binding oxidoreductase, producing MKANFTQKVTNWGNYPIVEKEVKSEDSLQKIREFILKNNEIIARGNGRCYGDAALAEHIFSTRRLNKFISFDRLNGIIECESGVLLSEILEVIVPQGYFLYVTPGTKFITVGGAIASDVHGKNHHSEGCFSAWVTEFSIMNEKGTVLTCSRTENAELFWSTVGGMGLTGIILSAKLKLKNIETAYIKQESIKAENLDEIFKLFEESEDWTYNVAWIDCLQKGKNIGRSILMRGEHALKAELPTNLRENPLRLKQRFIPTIPFYLPAFVLNAFAVKLFNLLYFQKQRKKEMHSFVDYETFFYPLDIVSDWNKIYGKAGFIQYQMVIPKEKGKEGLKKILNVIANSGNGSFLAVLKLFGKNNPEAYNSFPLEGYTLALDFKMNNRLKKLVSELDAIVEEFGGRIYLTKDSMSRPSLTNYLQNVKNPKFVSLQQKRIIHNN from the coding sequence ATGAAGGCAAATTTTACACAAAAGGTGACAAATTGGGGAAACTACCCAATTGTGGAAAAAGAAGTTAAATCCGAAGATTCTCTGCAAAAAATAAGAGAATTTATTTTAAAAAACAATGAAATTATCGCCCGCGGCAATGGCCGGTGTTATGGTGATGCTGCTCTGGCCGAGCACATATTTTCCACCAGGAGGTTAAATAAATTCATCAGTTTCGACCGGCTTAATGGTATCATCGAATGTGAATCGGGTGTCCTGCTCTCCGAAATCTTAGAAGTCATCGTACCGCAGGGATATTTTCTCTATGTTACTCCCGGGACAAAATTTATTACCGTTGGTGGCGCTATAGCATCGGATGTTCACGGTAAGAACCATCATTCGGAAGGTTGTTTTTCTGCTTGGGTTACAGAATTTTCCATTATGAATGAAAAAGGCACTGTGCTGACTTGTTCGCGCACTGAAAATGCAGAATTGTTTTGGTCTACTGTCGGAGGAATGGGCCTTACGGGAATCATCCTGTCAGCCAAACTGAAGCTAAAAAATATTGAAACAGCTTACATAAAGCAGGAAAGCATCAAAGCTGAAAATCTTGATGAAATTTTTAAATTATTCGAAGAAAGCGAAGACTGGACTTACAATGTCGCGTGGATTGACTGTTTGCAGAAAGGTAAAAACATTGGCCGCTCAATACTTATGCGCGGGGAACATGCCTTGAAAGCAGAACTTCCGACAAATCTCCGCGAAAATCCCTTAAGATTAAAGCAGAGGTTTATACCAACCATTCCGTTCTATTTACCGGCATTTGTCCTCAATGCCTTTGCCGTAAAGCTTTTTAACCTACTGTACTTCCAGAAACAGCGTAAAAAAGAAATGCACAGTTTTGTAGATTATGAAACGTTTTTTTATCCGCTGGACATTGTAAGCGACTGGAATAAAATCTACGGAAAGGCTGGTTTTATACAGTATCAGATGGTAATTCCAAAAGAAAAGGGAAAAGAAGGGTTAAAGAAAATCCTCAATGTTATTGCAAATAGTGGAAACGGCTCATTCCTTGCGGTGCTGAAGCTTTTCGGTAAAAATAATCCGGAGGCTTACAATTCTTTCCCATTGGAAGGTTATACTTTAGCGCTTGATTTTAAAATGAATAACCGGCTGAAGAAACTTGTCAGCGAGCTCGACGCCATTGTGGAAGAATTTGGGGGCAGAATATACCTTACTAAGGACAGCATGAGCAGGCCCTCCCTCACAAATTACTTACAAAACGTGAAGAATCCGAAATTTGTCTCCCTTCAACAAAAAAGAATAATTCACAATAACTAA
- a CDS encoding HAD family hydrolase encodes MKKLYCFDFDGTLTYRDTMFLYLKSYDKKKFYRQFVKHTPLFILLKLGLIEAEKVKRSFISGVLKGEKKEKLELKAQKFFEEHYPQIIRKNALDFIENMDRENTESLIVTASVDLWVKPFADKFQIKLLATEAEFLNGIFTGNFATKNCNGREKVNRIKKEIENEKFDKIIAFGDTSGDREMLAFADESHFKFFH; translated from the coding sequence ATGAAAAAACTGTATTGCTTCGATTTTGACGGAACACTTACTTACAGGGATACGATGTTTTTGTACCTGAAATCTTATGATAAAAAGAAATTTTACCGGCAGTTTGTAAAACATACGCCGCTGTTCATTTTATTAAAATTAGGTTTAATTGAGGCTGAAAAAGTAAAGAGAAGTTTTATATCGGGAGTTTTAAAGGGCGAAAAAAAAGAGAAATTAGAACTGAAGGCGCAGAAGTTTTTCGAAGAACATTATCCTCAAATCATAAGAAAAAATGCCCTGGATTTTATCGAAAACATGGACCGGGAGAATACAGAGTCGTTGATCGTAACAGCGTCTGTGGATTTATGGGTAAAACCTTTTGCAGATAAATTTCAGATTAAGCTGCTTGCCACCGAAGCGGAATTTCTTAACGGAATTTTCACGGGAAATTTTGCCACAAAAAACTGTAATGGCCGGGAGAAAGTAAACCGGATCAAAAAAGAAATCGAAAATGAAAAGTTTGATAAAATAATAGCTTTCGGGGACACCTCAGGCGACAGAGAAATGCTGGCATTTGCAGACGAAAGTCATTTTAAATTTTTTCACTAA
- a CDS encoding TonB-dependent receptor yields MKKNTVAVVLLFSLSFYSQEVKPSDSIIKTKEIQEVLIKAQRKKQFSDHANYTFDKEALEKARHSKDLLTTLPELQLDPISNTVTSIKGGKILFLINGIEASDNQIKSIAPTNVVRVEYFDIPPTRFVTRADTVVNIVTRNPEKGYSYGADITSAFITGFVNGSAYGNYTKGKNDFGLEYNINLRDYDNRIVDKIYEYDLNNLRYRSAEQQNDHFGYTD; encoded by the coding sequence ATGAAAAAAAATACCGTTGCCGTTGTTCTGCTTTTCTCTCTTTCTTTCTATTCCCAAGAAGTAAAACCTTCCGATTCAATTATCAAAACGAAAGAAATTCAGGAAGTTTTAATTAAAGCACAGCGGAAAAAGCAGTTTTCCGACCACGCCAATTATACTTTCGACAAAGAAGCGTTGGAAAAAGCGAGACATTCCAAAGATTTATTGACAACGCTTCCCGAATTGCAATTAGACCCGATTTCAAATACCGTAACAAGCATTAAAGGCGGAAAAATCTTGTTTTTGATAAACGGAATCGAAGCAAGCGACAACCAAATTAAAAGCATTGCGCCAACCAATGTGGTGAGGGTTGAATATTTTGACATTCCACCAACAAGGTTTGTGACAAGAGCAGATACTGTGGTCAATATTGTGACGAGAAATCCTGAAAAAGGCTACAGTTACGGCGCAGATATTACTTCGGCTTTTATAACGGGTTTTGTAAATGGCTCTGCTTATGGAAATTATACCAAAGGCAAAAATGATTTCGGATTGGAATACAATATCAATCTCCGAGATTACGACAACCGGATTGTTGATAAAATCTACGAATACGACCTAAATAATCTTCGTTATCGCTCTGCTGAACAACAGAATGACCATTTTGGATACACCGACTAA